DNA sequence from the Mangifera indica cultivar Alphonso chromosome 18, CATAS_Mindica_2.1, whole genome shotgun sequence genome:
TGGTGAAATGAAGCAATTGAGAATTTGCAGGCAATAAACTGAGAATGATTGTTCAGCAAATAAGGACCCAAAATACCAGTTGAAAGAGAGTCTGGATAAGcatgaaaaatcaaaagttcagcTGTCTTCTGGtttttgttgaaaatgaaaTGTGGTTCACAAACTAATAAGCAGTAGACTCAGTTATTCAGAAGTAAGCCGTCGTCTCCTCCCATAATCAGGATCCCTTGATCTTGAGCGATGTTCATCCTCTTGAGACAACCGTGACTTACTGTGCCTTGATGACCGCCCCCAGTCCCATTCATCATCATGCTCTGTTTCACGGTCTCTATACCTATGATGATCTGGGTATCTTTCTCTTTCCTCCCTAAACCGATCACGTTCCCTTTCTCGATTTCTCTCCCTATCACGGTCACGATCTCTGGAACGTTCACGGTCTCTATCACGCTCTTTGTCCCTGTCTCGGCCAACATCCCTGTCCTCACGATGCCTTCTCTCAGCCCATTCATGATCATACCCAACATCTTTTTTTCTAGGCATGTCCCTTTCATACCCAGGTTCCTTGTCATCACGATACCTTTTCTCAGAGGAATCAGACCAGTCCCTTTCTGAAGCTCGATCCTTTTCCTTCAGGGAATTCTGCCAACCTCCTCTCTCATGACTCACCTCACCATATTGCTGATCGGAAGCAGCTTCCTCACCGTAACTAGACTCTCCAGCTCTTCCACCACCATGCTCCTCTCCACCCCATCCTCCCATAGCAGGATCCGACCACATTCCCATATTAGGCCCCTCAACACCACTTGTAGGCATCATACCACCCATCCCATTCATTGGCATCCGACCATTAAAAAACGCTGGATTCAGATGTGGAGCTACACCAGGCAATCCAATACCTCCTACAGGTGGAAAGGAAGATAAAACCCCTGAAAACGGAGGGGCCGGAGCACCGGGGAAACCCCCATAACTGCCCATCCTACCCATAGGTGCACCGAACATTGGATCAAATCCCATTGACTGAGGATTCATAAAAGGAGGGGCCCCACCAATGCCTTGCCCAAATCCATTGCCACCATTCCCCATCATACCTCTTCCACCTACTGCACCAGGTCCCCTATTCCTCATTGGACCAGCTGGCCCTCTATTCCCCATCCCTTGCATATTGCCTCTTCCCCAATTCCCTCTTCCATGGCCGCCTCTATTATTGTCCCCACCTTGATAATTCCCACCAGTTGCAATATTATTTCCTCCAGCCTTACCCCCTCCGTCATTTGCTCCCCTCCTACTTTGCCCAATGTTAGCTTGTGACATTTGCTGATTCCTATTAACTTGAGCCTCCCCCATCTTCTTAACACTGAATGGTGATGCATATGCTACCACACACGGTCGCCCATTAAATACATGTCCGTTCATATTCTCTTTACAAGCAGTGGCTGCAACTGGGTCATAAAACTCAACTTGACAATACCCCTTTGATTTCCCACTAGCCTTCTCATCAAAAAACTTCACCTCCTTTACCTGCCCATACTTGGTCAACTCTGCTTCCAACTCAGCATCAGTCATCCACCAATGCAAATCTCCCACAAATAAAATTGTCCCACCGCCACCTCCACCACCAACAATGTTATGACTGTTACCACCACCAACAACTACCCCACCTCCTTGTCTCATCATAACCTCATTCCCCATAGCACTGCCACCAACAGCGCCAGCATGACTTTGCTGTCCAATATTCCCTTGAACACCACCACTACCAGCAATACCAACACCATCTCCAGTATTATTGCCACTATTaacattgttattatttaaaacttgcTCTTCAGCTTCACTCACCACCTTATTTGACCCTAACTCAACCCTAAGTCCTCCTCCACCACTCCGCCCACCCATCCCACCAGGCCCACTAAACCCTAAATTCTGCTTACTATCATTATTTCTATCCCCAAAATTTCCCACAGAAACCCTAGGCAAACTAGTATTACTACTCTCACCAACAGTACCCACCAAATTAGGCGCTGAGTCTAGTTTCTTCTCCTCATCATTACGGTTGTTATTACtcctgttattattattattattattattattattatcatcatcaatttCAGGCCCCAAACCGTCCtccttttttttcaaactttgaagaaatCCTTCACCGACATTAACATCATCATACAGATCATCAAAATCGTCATCCTCTTCTCCGAGAAACCCGTCATCAGCAACGGCTGAGATCGCTTCGTTGCGATGAAACTGCTCCATCTGATCCCCTTCCTCCATTTCTCTCTCTACTTTGTTATCCCTTTTTCAGTTTCGTACCAAAATTGAAACCAGAAACATGTCGCTGTGGGTTTCCCAGAAAGTAAATGCAtcagatataataaaaatgaaggaaatttTAAGCTTTATCAGATCTTACCAGTGAAATTGAACTGGAATGAACATCTTCGAGAACGAAACCCTAATCTGGAAaacttgtaaaaatttattttctttaaactttctcttttccctttttttttttaactattattatttCGTGCTGTTGTTACAATCTAGTGATCCCAATGTGGAATTGTACGCACTACTGTTCCTGAAACGTCTTCGTTTTGATGGCTATAATTGTTTGGAAGACTAAACATAACCATCAAACAAATTCTAGATTGGCCAactgactatttcccatccgggtttgatcaatttttcttttttcgtaattattaaaaattaaaaattttatttatttattaaattttattaatattattaaacaataaaattattatttattaaaatatttttaaaaaaattaatgatatttttctttttaaattaaaaattttaataaatatctttttatctaaattttaaaaattttatatattttttcaggaTTTATGTATTTTCAATCATCATCAACCAATAAATTCGattaattaagatattttttcatctaaacATGAAAACACAGTTTATGAgagtttcaaaattaaaataataaatgaggatttaagtttttaatattttacttggGAGAGCATAAGAATTCAACAAAACTTAGGGGGGACTAAGGGTTTTGGCCATCACTGGCATGGTGAATCACAGCGTAAAGCCTAGATATTTGGAAACGTAATAAGCTTCATAAATTAAAGGAAATTGTGATTTTAATAACCCAAAGATTCTAACCCTCGGATAATATCATCCAAACCGGACAAAAAACTGTCCCAGCCAGTCATGCACTTTCAAG
Encoded proteins:
- the LOC123202056 gene encoding cleavage and polyadenylation specificity factor subunit 6-like — encoded protein: MEEGDQMEQFHRNEAISAVADDGFLGEEDDDFDDLYDDVNVGEGFLQSLKKKEDGLGPEIDDDNNNNNNNNNNRSNNNRNDEEKKLDSAPNLVGTVGESSNTSLPRVSVGNFGDRNNDSKQNLGFSGPGGMGGRSGGGGLRVELGSNKVVSEAEEQVLNNNNVNSGNNTGDGVGIAGSGGVQGNIGQQSHAGAVGGSAMGNEVMMRQGGGVVVGGGNSHNIVGGGGGGGTILFVGDLHWWMTDAELEAELTKYGQVKEVKFFDEKASGKSKGYCQVEFYDPVAATACKENMNGHVFNGRPCVVAYASPFSVKKMGEAQVNRNQQMSQANIGQSRRGANDGGGKAGGNNIATGGNYQGGDNNRGGHGRGNWGRGNMQGMGNRGPAGPMRNRGPGAVGGRGMMGNGGNGFGQGIGGAPPFMNPQSMGFDPMFGAPMGRMGSYGGFPGAPAPPFSGVLSSFPPVGGIGLPGVAPHLNPAFFNGRMPMNGMGGMMPTSGVEGPNMGMWSDPAMGGWGGEEHGGGRAGESSYGEEAASDQQYGEVSHERGGWQNSLKEKDRASERDWSDSSEKRYRDDKEPGYERDMPRKKDVGYDHEWAERRHREDRDVGRDRDKERDRDRERSRDRDRDRERNRERERDRFREERERYPDHHRYRDRETEHDDEWDWGRSSRHSKSRLSQEDEHRSRSRDPDYGRRRRLTSE